TCTCACTGCCAGGAGGTGTCAGTCTGCTGAAACATATCAGTAAGTGGCGCAAGACGGGCAGGGGTATGATCGCCACACCATTTGCCGAGGGCGCGGCATTTTTGAAAACCGCTCCGGATCTTGATCGCCCAGACGTTCAGCTTCATTTTGTGATTTCAATTGTCGACGATCATGCGCGCAAGCTGCATTTGGGGCACGGGTTTAGCTGCCATGTCTGTGTGTTACGCCCAAAATCTCGTGGGGCAGTGGGATTAACGTCGGGCGATCCGCTGGCGCCACCTAAAATCGACCCACAGTTTCTATCGCACCCAGATGACTTGGAGGTTTTGAAAAAGGGCACGCGGTTGTCCCGGGATATTATGGCAGCGCCTCCAGTGGCTGAATATGCTTACAAGGAGCTGTTTATAAAAGGGGAACCGGATGACGCCCAATTGGAACACCACATCCGGGCCCGGTCTGATACAATCTATCACCCGGTTGGAACCTGCAAAATGGGTCGCGATGAGTTTTCCGTGGTAGATCCGAACTTAAAAGTGCACGGGTTAGAGGCCCTGCGTGTTGTAGATGCCAGTGTGATGCCACGATTGATTGGCGGCAACACCAATGCGCCAACGATCATGATTGCAGAGAAGGCCGCGGATTTGATCCGGGGCAGGGCGGAACCCCTAAAATCTTAAAGAATAGGTGCGGGTTTCGTTAACACTATCTGCGAGAGTTAGTTTAAATTTGGCGACTATTCTCAATGTGTACTGCAATTTACGCGGAAATTGGGTGTATGAGCCCCAAATGGCCCCGTTTACCTACCTTAACTGCCGGCAAATTTATCTGTTAAGGCATGTTTAAGAGACTCACTGCTATCCCAGTAATGGGTGATAAAAAGGTAGTGGATTATGAGCGCACAAAACGGTTTGGCGCCCATTATCATCAAGAAGAAAAAAGTCGTTAGTGGCGGTGGCCACCACGGCGGTGCATGGAAAGTAGCTTATGCTGACTTTGTGACCGCGATGATGGCCTTCTTCATGTTGATGTGGCTTTTAAGCGCAACGACGGAAAAGCAGCGAAGAGGTCTTGCGGACTATTTTTCGCCGACGGTTCCAATCAGTCGAATATCGGGTGGGGGCAATGGCGTCTTCAATGGCGACAGCATGTTCTCTGAGGATATCATGCCTCAGAATGGGATCGGTGCATCAGAAGCCAATCCGATAGATGCGCAGCAGGCACGCGGAGAGACCGGGCTGGACCAGAGCGCACAGGAGATGGCTGAAAACGAAGAATTCAAGACCATCGAAGAGGCGCTGCAGGGGCGAGGCGGCGAAAGCATGGTCAGCGTTGAAATGGCCCGGCACATTGTAACGCGGGTCACTGACGAGGGGCTGATCATTGAGATGTTCGCCACCGAGAATGCGCCGCTGTTTGAAGAGGGCAAAGAAACGCCTACAGCTTTATTGCGCGACTTGATGCGAATGGTGGCACGGGTGACTGGAGTGGTCAGCAACGATGTCGCCATTAGTGGTCATATCCGGTCGCATCCGGTTGTTCTGGCGAATAACCCGGTGTGGGAACTGTCCAGTTCCCGGGCTGACACCACAAGGCGGCTACTCGAATCGGGTGGCATGAAACCGGCTCGGATTCATCGAGTAACGGGGCATGCAGATCGAAAATTATCAGTACCAAATCCGATGTCAGAGCGAAATAACCGGATCGAAATCGTACTTTTACGCCAATAAAACAAAGAACAGGCGGCCAAGAGATAGATCGAATTTTATCTGTTAGCCGCCCGTTAATGGCCGATGCGTTAGCTGTAGCTTCAAGAATAATTTGATGCAGCAGAAAGGCGTATCTTATGACTTTATCTTCCTCGCTGAATGCCGGCGTAGCTGGACTTTCCGCGAATGCCAGTCGACTGGCTTCCATTTCCGACAACATCGCAAACTCGTCGACCGCTGGTTATAAGCGGGTGCAAACGGATTTCCATTCTATGGTGATTTCGACGAATGGCGGGACTTATACAGCCGGTGGCGTCTCAACAACCTCGACACGTATGATTGACGAGCGTGGGTCGTTGGTGTCGACCAGCAATTCAACAGATCTGGCGGTACGTGGCCGTGGTATGTTGCCAGTCGCCTCGCTGGTAGATGTTGAGGCTGATACCAGCAGCCTCAACATGATGATGACAACCACTGGTTCCTTCACCACCAATGCAGACGGAATGTTGACGACTGACTCTGGCTTGGTTTTGCTAGGTTGGCCTGCCCTATCTGACGGAACCATCCCTGCATATTCTCGCGGCAGTTCTACCAGTCTGGAACCGGTTCAGTTCAACGTGACCCAATTGACTGGTGAGCCGACAACGTCGGTTCATCTGGGCGTTAACCTTCCTTCCGCGTCGACGATTGCTGGTTCGGACGGGGACGTCGAAACTTTGCCGATCGAGTATTATGACAACCTCGGAAATGCTGAGAATATCTCGGTGGCATATACGCCAACTGTACCTGGTACGGGTGCATCCAATGAATGGACAATGGTGCTGACTGACTCGGCCTCTGGTGGCGCAGTCATTGGTGAATACGTTGTAACCTTTACTGACAGCCAAACAGCGGGTGGCTCTCTGGCTTCGGTTACTATGGTTTCCGGTGGAGCATATGACGCCTCCACGGGATCAGTAATTGTGAGTGTCGCCGGCGGCCCGATTGAGGTTAGCATTGGTGAAATTGGCACCAGTGACGGTCTCACGCAGCTGGCAGATGATTTTAACATGGCCGGCGTTACCAAAGACGGATCACCCGTCGGTACGTTTACCGGGGTTGAAGTTGGTGCAGATGGTCTGGTGACAGCCAGTTATGACAACGGTGCGACCCGTGTCGTTTATCAAGTTCCCTTAGTTGATATGGCTAACCCCAACGGACTGATTTCGTTGGACTCGCAGACTTATATGTCATCAGACAAAAGTGGTGCATTTTATCTGTGGGATGCAGGTGACGGACCAACAGGTGATGTTGTGGGTTATGCGCGCGAAGAATCCACGACTGATGTCGCGACTGAATTGACCAATATGATTCAGACACAGCGGGCGTATTCGTCAAGTGCCAAGATTATCCAAACTGTGGATGAGATGTTGCAGGAAACGACCAACATCAAGCGCTAATCGCGCTGAAATCTAACGATCTGGATTAATAGAAAAGGCCTAATATGTCTATCACTTCCGCCTTCAATACCGCCATGACTGGTTTGACTGCTGCCGGCCTCGCGTCGTCAGTGGTCTCTGAAAACCTAGCAAACGCGCTGACACCAGGCTATGCAAAACGCACTCTGGATCTTTCCAGCAATGCGTCTACGGTTGGCGTCCAGGTCGTTGGTATCAATCGCAACATTGATCCGGCGATTCAATCGGGTCGCCGGAGCACAGAGGCCGAGCTGGGCAATGCTCAAGTTCAGGCAGACTTTTACAGTCAATTGACTACTCTGGTAGGCGATATTTCTGATCCGTTTTCGATTTCCGCCAGGCTAACAAACTTTGAAAGTAGCCTGATCGAGGCAGCCTCGAGCCCGGATTCCGGGCCACGGCTAGACGATTTGGCTTTGCAGGCCGAAGCACTTGCGAATTCAATCTCCGAAGCGGCGGAGGGTTTGCGCGACATGAGAACTGCCGCGGAAGGATCTATTGATGTTCAGGTGGATATCATCAATCAGGCCCTGAAAGACGTTGAGAAACTGAATGCTCGGATCATGGTGTCCGAGGCTGGTGGTATGAATACCGCTGCGTTGCAGGACCAGAGAGCGCAGTTGATTGATACGATTAACGAAATCATTCCGGTTACTATGATTCAGCGTGACAATGGCCAAGTCGCATTGTTTTCTGAAGGCGGGTCGATTTTGCTGGATGGCAAAGCGGCTGAGCTGACGTTTGACAGCGTGCCAGATACGATGCCCCACATGACCCAGGACAATGGGTTGCTGTCGGGGCTGTCGATCAATGGAATCCCGATCGATACTGGTCCAGATGGGGCTATTAAAGGTGGCACGCTGGCAGCAAATTTCGAGGTCCGGGATGTCTTTGCTGTTGATGCCCAGGCTGACCTTGATGCGATGGCTGCCGATCTTATTGAACGGTTCCAAGATACATCGCTGGACACCACATTAGGGGCAACTGATCCCGGTCTATTCACTGACAACGGTGGATTTTTCAATGCTGCAAATACCGTTGGAATTTCTAATCGGCTGGAACTCAATGACCTGGTGTCCATGGATGGTGTTG
This portion of the Parasedimentitalea marina genome encodes:
- a CDS encoding flagellar motor protein MotB; translation: MSAQNGLAPIIIKKKKVVSGGGHHGGAWKVAYADFVTAMMAFFMLMWLLSATTEKQRRGLADYFSPTVPISRISGGGNGVFNGDSMFSEDIMPQNGIGASEANPIDAQQARGETGLDQSAQEMAENEEFKTIEEALQGRGGESMVSVEMARHIVTRVTDEGLIIEMFATENAPLFEEGKETPTALLRDLMRMVARVTGVVSNDVAISGHIRSHPVVLANNPVWELSSSRADTTRRLLESGGMKPARIHRVTGHADRKLSVPNPMSERNNRIEIVLLRQ
- a CDS encoding flagellar hook protein FlgE; its protein translation is MTLSSSLNAGVAGLSANASRLASISDNIANSSTAGYKRVQTDFHSMVISTNGGTYTAGGVSTTSTRMIDERGSLVSTSNSTDLAVRGRGMLPVASLVDVEADTSSLNMMMTTTGSFTTNADGMLTTDSGLVLLGWPALSDGTIPAYSRGSSTSLEPVQFNVTQLTGEPTTSVHLGVNLPSASTIAGSDGDVETLPIEYYDNLGNAENISVAYTPTVPGTGASNEWTMVLTDSASGGAVIGEYVVTFTDSQTAGGSLASVTMVSGGAYDASTGSVIVSVAGGPIEVSIGEIGTSDGLTQLADDFNMAGVTKDGSPVGTFTGVEVGADGLVTASYDNGATRVVYQVPLVDMANPNGLISLDSQTYMSSDKSGAFYLWDAGDGPTGDVVGYAREESTTDVATELTNMIQTQRAYSSSAKIIQTVDEMLQETTNIKR
- the flgK gene encoding flagellar hook-associated protein FlgK, giving the protein MSITSAFNTAMTGLTAAGLASSVVSENLANALTPGYAKRTLDLSSNASTVGVQVVGINRNIDPAIQSGRRSTEAELGNAQVQADFYSQLTTLVGDISDPFSISARLTNFESSLIEAASSPDSGPRLDDLALQAEALANSISEAAEGLRDMRTAAEGSIDVQVDIINQALKDVEKLNARIMVSEAGGMNTAALQDQRAQLIDTINEIIPVTMIQRDNGQVALFSEGGSILLDGKAAELTFDSVPDTMPHMTQDNGLLSGLSINGIPIDTGPDGAIKGGTLAANFEVRDVFAVDAQADLDAMAADLIERFQDTSLDTTLGATDPGLFTDNGGFFNAANTVGISNRLELNDLVSMDGVGETWRLRDGLNAAAIGNAGDSSLLQGYTDALEVMRTVSSGGGMGTTTVSASSLSANLLSHFTQSSTSADQELSFASASFSAMSQMELAQAVDSDEELQNLMLIEQAYAANAKVMTVVDELMETLLRI